From the genome of Xiphophorus hellerii strain 12219 chromosome 11, Xiphophorus_hellerii-4.1, whole genome shotgun sequence, one region includes:
- the mlxipl gene encoding carbohydrate-responsive element-binding protein isoform X1, giving the protein MARNGSVCSAARSQLQDSSESDSEPEGGPARPAGVGPTPGSFARTQVIHSGHFMVSSPHSDSAASRRKSGGSQRYDFDTVNRTWCQTYRYHSGSLSIDPTLTRLFECMSLAYSGKIVSPKWKSFKGLRLLWRDKIRLNNAIWRAWFIQYVEKRKNPVCGFVTPLEGSETEAHRKPEAIILEGSYWKRRIEVVIKEYHKWRIYYKKRLQKKKDDILSMLQEGQTCQAKLDRWSSHSYPQPEVAPVEAHMFDLDCLLSDISDTLFTMTQKPCPWTSDRHNTYTSNADMIQPGLTPLQPSMDDFMDIPDIFLNYRGQPTDQSGYVDCSYFDGPPSTAYAPVPSPVVTAPQLLIDTQLAQPNLSSDSLPQSSTSSPRSEQTRASQDCGEYHTSSMASGAMSYGHQSYHDASASTAYTSNAEQPVSASVPFLHPLPCHKFGFYTTASVTSTVITHTASTMGAQGSVYQAHTYAPAVDPYSQTHCHSLSYPAAASDPVHAALAPVTATHCLSVPEQLVVSGVRGKHKQKTGGLRTAGSPDLPSNPQSTAPIPTSCLAKLLSSSTHDRKPTLGFNSTSLMTTKGQRSKSKSFVKTCVVQQTSRAAQVGGVSSTLQPEAGWPTVMTPPLGHSGPRVSTSRGSAVSALLTLGSTNSTAALLVPKTEKLSPVPLYATDRSSLTVRFSAHPGQISPPNPLDKASNPGSPQSGFSGQGKLESNKQAETRRITHISAEQKRRFNIKLGFDTLHNLVTTLSSQPSIKISKATTLQKTAEYISKMQQERAQLHEEVQRLREEIQHLNSAINACQQQLPATGVPITRQRFDYMRQKFREYVQAQTLQNWKFWIFSIIIEPLFESYNGMVSTASVEDLCRSTLSWLDQHCALPALRPMVLSSLRLLSTTTAILTDPSLLPEQAALAVTQGDPAPAMDHSLQPIMRQ; this is encoded by the exons ATGGCGAGAAACGGCAGCGTGTGTTCGGCCGCGCGGAGCCAACTGCAGGACTCCTCTGAGTCGGACTCGGAACCGGAGGGGGGTCCTGCTCGTCCGGCGGGAGTCGGACCCACGCCCGGCTCTTTCGCCCGCACCCAGGTGATCCACAGCGGACACTTCATGGTGTCGTCGCCGCACAGCGACTCGGCGGCGAGCCGCAGGAAGAGCGGCGGCTCGCAGCGGTACGACTTCGACACGGTGAACAGGACGTGGTGCCAGACCTACCGGTACCACTCCGGGAGCCTGAGCATCGACCCCACTCTCACCCGGCTGTTCGAGTGCATGTCTCTGGCTTACAG CGGGAAAATAGTCTCTCCCAAATGGAAGTCGTTCAAGGGTCTGCGCTTGCTTTGGAGGGATAAGATCCGTCTGAACAACGCAATATGGAGAGCATGGTTCATTCAGT ATGTGGAGAAGAGGAAGAACCCAGTGTGTGGGTTCGTCACGCCGCTGGAAGGCTCCGAGACAGAAGCTCACCGAAAGCCTGAG GCAATCATTTTGGAGGGCAGCTACTGGAAGAGGAGGATTGAAGTGGTGATTAAGGAGTACCACAAGTGGAGGATTTATTACAAGAAAAGG cTTCAGAAGAAGAAGGATGACATCCTGTCAATGCTGCAGGAG GGGCAGACCTGCCAGGCCAAGCTGGACAGATGGTCCAGTCATTCCTACCCGCAACCTGAAGTCGCCCCCGTAGAGGCCCACATGTTTGACCTGGACTGCCTTCTGTCCGACATCTCCGACACTCTGTTCACCATGACCCAGAAACCCTGTCCCTGGACCAGCGACAGACACAACA CTTACACAAGCAATGCTGACATGATCCAGCCAGGCCTGACGCCGCTGCAGCCCAGTATGGATGATTTCATGGACATCCCAG ATATCTTTCTGAACTACCGAGGTCAGCCCACTGACCAGAGTGGGTATGTCGACTGTAGCTACTTTGACGGTCCACCCAGCACGGCTTATGCTCCTGTTCCATCTCCTGTTGTGACAGCCCCTCAGCTTCTTATCGACACCCAGCTGGCTCAG CCTAATCTGTCTTCTGACAGTCTACCCCAGTCCTCTACATCCAGCCCTCGCTCAGAGCAGACCAGGGCGAGCCAGGACTGTGGCGAGTACCATACGTCCAGCATGGCCTCCGGAGCCATGTCATACGGACATCAGTCGTACCACGATGCATCTGCGTCTACGGCATACACCAGTAACGCAGAGCAACCTGTCTCTGCAAGCGTTCCTTTCCTGCACCCACTGCCGTGTCACAAGTTCGGGTTCTACACAACGGCGAGCGTGACCTCTACCGTTATCACTCACACAGCCTCCACCATGGGAGCTCAGGGCTCCGTGTACCAGGCTCATACCTACGCTCCGGCAGTGGACCCGTACTCCCAGACCCACTGCCACTCTCTCAGTTACCCGGCTGCCGCGTCGGACCCGGTCCACGCAGCGCTGGCTCCTGTCACAGCGACCCACTGCCTGTCTGTCCCGGAGCAGTTGGTTGTTTCAGGGGTCAGGGGGAAACACAAGCAAAAGACAGGAGGACTGCGGACAGCTGGGTCCCCCGATTTGCCCTCCAACCCCCAATCCACTGCCCCCATCCCCACCAGCTGCCTGGCTAAGCTGCTTTCCTCCAGCACACATGACA GAAAACCAACGCTTGGGTTTAATAGTACCTCTCTGATGACAAcgaaaggtcagaggtcaaaatCTAAGAGCTTTGTG AAAACATGTGTTGTTCAGCAGACAAGCCGGGCCGCTCAAGTTGGCGGCGTTTCCTcgacactgcagcctgaagccGGTTGGCCTACAGTGATGACGCCTCCGCTGGGACACAGCGGGCCGCGCGTCAGCACCTCGAGAGGCTCAGCGGTGTCCGCTCTTCTTACCCTCGGGTCCACCAACAGCACCGCAGCCCTGCTCGTTCCCAAGACGGAGAAGCTGTCACCTGTTCCTCTCTATGCCACAGACAGGAGCAGCCTGACAG ttcgGTTCAGTGCTCATCCAGGTCAAATCTCTCCACCAAACCCTCTAGACAAAGCCTCCAATCCCGGCTCCCCACAGTCCGGCTTCTCAGGACAAGGAAAGCTGGAGTCTAATAAG CAAGCAGAGACCAGGAGGATAACTCACATCTCTGCCGAGCAAAAGAGACGTTTCAACATCAAACTGGGATTCGACACTTTACATAACCTGGTGACGACGCTCAGCTCCCAGCCCAGCATAAAG ATCAGCAAAGCCACGACGCTGCAGAAGACTGCCGAGTACATCAGTAAGATGCAGCAGGAGAGAGCTCAGCTGCATGAGGAGGTTCAGAGACTCCGAGAGGAGATCCAGCACCTGAACTCTGCCATCAA TGCttgccagcagcagctcccAGCCACAGGTGTCCCCATCACACGGCAGCGCTTTGACTACATGAGGCAAAAGTTCAGAGAGTACGTCCAGGCTCAGACTCTGCAGAACTGGAAGTTCTGGATC TTCAGTATCATCATTGAGCCTCTGTTCGAGTCCTACAATGGGATGGTTTCCACTGCCAGCGTGGAAGACCTGTGTCGATCTACTCTCTCCTGGTTGGACCAGCACTGTGCCTTGCCTGCTCTTAGACCCA TGGTTCTGAGTTCACTCCGTCTCTTGAGTACAACCACAGCCATCCTGACTGACCCAAGCCTCCTACCGGAGCAGGCTGCACTCGCAGTGACCCAGGGGGATCCTGCTCCTGCTATGGACCACTCCTTACAGCCCATAATGCGGCAGTAG
- the mlxipl gene encoding carbohydrate-responsive element-binding protein isoform X5 yields MARNGSVCSAARSQLQDSSESDSEPEGGPARPAGVGPTPGSFARTQVIHSGHFMVSSPHSDSAASRRKSGGSQRYDFDTVNRTWCQTYRYHSGSLSIDPTLTRLFECMSLAYSGKIVSPKWKSFKGLRLLWRDKIRLNNAIWRAWFIQYVEKRKNPVCGFVTPLEGSETEAHRKPEAIILEGSYWKRRIEVVIKEYHKWRIYYKKRLQKKKDDILSMLQEGQTCQAKLDRWSSHSYPQPEVAPVEAHMFDLDCLLSDISDTLFTMTQKPCPWTSDRHNTYTSNADMIQPGLTPLQPSMDDFMDIPDIFLNYRGQPTDQSGYVDCSYFDGPPSTAYAPVPSPVVTAPQLLIDTQLAQPNLSSDSLPQSSTSSPRSEQTRASQDCGEYHTSSMASGAMSYGHQSYHDASASTAYTSNAEQPVSASVPFLHPLPCHKFGFYTTASVTSTVITHTASTMGAQGSVYQAHTYAPAVDPYSQTHCHSLSYPAAASDPVHAALAPVTATHCLSVPEQLVVSGVRGKHKQKTGGLRTAGSPDLPSNPQSTAPIPTSCLAKLLSSSTHDRKPTLGFNSTSLMTTKGQRSKSKSFVKTCVVQQTSRAAQVGGVSSTLQPEAGWPTVMTPPLGHSGPRVSTSRGSAVSALLTLGSTNSTAALLVPKTEKLSPVPLYATDRSSLTVRFSAHPGQISPPNPLDKASNPGSPQSGFSGQGKLESNKQAETRRITHISAEQKRRFNIKLGFDTLHNLVTTLSSQPSIKISKATTLQKTAEYISKMQQERAQLHEEVQRLREEIQHLNSAINACQQQLPATGVPITRQRFDYMRQKFREYVQAQTLQNWKFWIFSIIIEPLFESYNGMVSTASVEDLCRSTLSWLDQHCALPALRPSESSTNPIRGFYSYTPFWF; encoded by the exons ATGGCGAGAAACGGCAGCGTGTGTTCGGCCGCGCGGAGCCAACTGCAGGACTCCTCTGAGTCGGACTCGGAACCGGAGGGGGGTCCTGCTCGTCCGGCGGGAGTCGGACCCACGCCCGGCTCTTTCGCCCGCACCCAGGTGATCCACAGCGGACACTTCATGGTGTCGTCGCCGCACAGCGACTCGGCGGCGAGCCGCAGGAAGAGCGGCGGCTCGCAGCGGTACGACTTCGACACGGTGAACAGGACGTGGTGCCAGACCTACCGGTACCACTCCGGGAGCCTGAGCATCGACCCCACTCTCACCCGGCTGTTCGAGTGCATGTCTCTGGCTTACAG CGGGAAAATAGTCTCTCCCAAATGGAAGTCGTTCAAGGGTCTGCGCTTGCTTTGGAGGGATAAGATCCGTCTGAACAACGCAATATGGAGAGCATGGTTCATTCAGT ATGTGGAGAAGAGGAAGAACCCAGTGTGTGGGTTCGTCACGCCGCTGGAAGGCTCCGAGACAGAAGCTCACCGAAAGCCTGAG GCAATCATTTTGGAGGGCAGCTACTGGAAGAGGAGGATTGAAGTGGTGATTAAGGAGTACCACAAGTGGAGGATTTATTACAAGAAAAGG cTTCAGAAGAAGAAGGATGACATCCTGTCAATGCTGCAGGAG GGGCAGACCTGCCAGGCCAAGCTGGACAGATGGTCCAGTCATTCCTACCCGCAACCTGAAGTCGCCCCCGTAGAGGCCCACATGTTTGACCTGGACTGCCTTCTGTCCGACATCTCCGACACTCTGTTCACCATGACCCAGAAACCCTGTCCCTGGACCAGCGACAGACACAACA CTTACACAAGCAATGCTGACATGATCCAGCCAGGCCTGACGCCGCTGCAGCCCAGTATGGATGATTTCATGGACATCCCAG ATATCTTTCTGAACTACCGAGGTCAGCCCACTGACCAGAGTGGGTATGTCGACTGTAGCTACTTTGACGGTCCACCCAGCACGGCTTATGCTCCTGTTCCATCTCCTGTTGTGACAGCCCCTCAGCTTCTTATCGACACCCAGCTGGCTCAG CCTAATCTGTCTTCTGACAGTCTACCCCAGTCCTCTACATCCAGCCCTCGCTCAGAGCAGACCAGGGCGAGCCAGGACTGTGGCGAGTACCATACGTCCAGCATGGCCTCCGGAGCCATGTCATACGGACATCAGTCGTACCACGATGCATCTGCGTCTACGGCATACACCAGTAACGCAGAGCAACCTGTCTCTGCAAGCGTTCCTTTCCTGCACCCACTGCCGTGTCACAAGTTCGGGTTCTACACAACGGCGAGCGTGACCTCTACCGTTATCACTCACACAGCCTCCACCATGGGAGCTCAGGGCTCCGTGTACCAGGCTCATACCTACGCTCCGGCAGTGGACCCGTACTCCCAGACCCACTGCCACTCTCTCAGTTACCCGGCTGCCGCGTCGGACCCGGTCCACGCAGCGCTGGCTCCTGTCACAGCGACCCACTGCCTGTCTGTCCCGGAGCAGTTGGTTGTTTCAGGGGTCAGGGGGAAACACAAGCAAAAGACAGGAGGACTGCGGACAGCTGGGTCCCCCGATTTGCCCTCCAACCCCCAATCCACTGCCCCCATCCCCACCAGCTGCCTGGCTAAGCTGCTTTCCTCCAGCACACATGACA GAAAACCAACGCTTGGGTTTAATAGTACCTCTCTGATGACAAcgaaaggtcagaggtcaaaatCTAAGAGCTTTGTG AAAACATGTGTTGTTCAGCAGACAAGCCGGGCCGCTCAAGTTGGCGGCGTTTCCTcgacactgcagcctgaagccGGTTGGCCTACAGTGATGACGCCTCCGCTGGGACACAGCGGGCCGCGCGTCAGCACCTCGAGAGGCTCAGCGGTGTCCGCTCTTCTTACCCTCGGGTCCACCAACAGCACCGCAGCCCTGCTCGTTCCCAAGACGGAGAAGCTGTCACCTGTTCCTCTCTATGCCACAGACAGGAGCAGCCTGACAG ttcgGTTCAGTGCTCATCCAGGTCAAATCTCTCCACCAAACCCTCTAGACAAAGCCTCCAATCCCGGCTCCCCACAGTCCGGCTTCTCAGGACAAGGAAAGCTGGAGTCTAATAAG CAAGCAGAGACCAGGAGGATAACTCACATCTCTGCCGAGCAAAAGAGACGTTTCAACATCAAACTGGGATTCGACACTTTACATAACCTGGTGACGACGCTCAGCTCCCAGCCCAGCATAAAG ATCAGCAAAGCCACGACGCTGCAGAAGACTGCCGAGTACATCAGTAAGATGCAGCAGGAGAGAGCTCAGCTGCATGAGGAGGTTCAGAGACTCCGAGAGGAGATCCAGCACCTGAACTCTGCCATCAA TGCttgccagcagcagctcccAGCCACAGGTGTCCCCATCACACGGCAGCGCTTTGACTACATGAGGCAAAAGTTCAGAGAGTACGTCCAGGCTCAGACTCTGCAGAACTGGAAGTTCTGGATC TTCAGTATCATCATTGAGCCTCTGTTCGAGTCCTACAATGGGATGGTTTCCACTGCCAGCGTGGAAGACCTGTGTCGATCTACTCTCTCCTGGTTGGACCAGCACTGTGCCTTGCCTGCTCTTAGACCCAGTGAGTCCAGCACAAATCCCATCAGAGGCTTCTACAGTTACACTCCGTTT TGGTTCTGA
- the mlxipl gene encoding carbohydrate-responsive element-binding protein isoform X6, with protein MARNGSVCSAARSQLQDSSESDSEPEGGPARPAGVGPTPGSFARTQVIHSGHFMVSSPHSDSAASRRKSGGSQRYDFDTVNRTWCQTYRYHSGSLSIDPTLTRLFECMSLAYSGKIVSPKWKSFKGLRLLWRDKIRLNNAIWRAWFIQYVEKRKNPVCGFVTPLEGSETEAHRKPEAIILEGSYWKRRIEVVIKEYHKWRIYYKKRLQKKKDDILSMLQEGQTCQAKLDRWSSHSYPQPEVAPVEAHMFDLDCLLSDISDTLFTMTQKPCPWTSDRHNTYTSNADMIQPGLTPLQPSMDDFMDIPDIFLNYRGQPTDQSGYVDCSYFDGPPSTAYAPVPSPVVTAPQLLIDTQLAQPNLSSDSLPQSSTSSPRSEQTRASQDCGEYHTSSMASGAMSYGHQSYHDASASTAYTSNAEQPVSASVPFLHPLPCHKFGFYTTASVTSTVITHTASTMGAQGSVYQAHTYAPAVDPYSQTHCHSLSYPAAASDPVHAALAPVTATHCLSVPEQLVVSGVRGKHKQKTGGLRTAGSPDLPSNPQSTAPIPTSCLAKLLSSSTHDRKPTLGFNSTSLMTTKGQRSKSKSFVKTCVVQQTSRAAQVGGVSSTLQPEAGWPTVMTPPLGHSGPRVSTSRGSAVSALLTLGSTNSTAALLVPKTEKLSPVPLYATDRSSLTVRFSAHPGQISPPNPLDKASNPGSPQSGFSGQGKLESNKQAETRRITHISAEQKRRFNIKLGFDTLHNLVTTLSSQPSIKISKATTLQKTAEYISKMQQERAQLHEEVQRLREEIQHLNSAINACQQQLPATGVPITRQRFDYMRQKFREYVQAQTLQNWKFWIYHH; from the exons ATGGCGAGAAACGGCAGCGTGTGTTCGGCCGCGCGGAGCCAACTGCAGGACTCCTCTGAGTCGGACTCGGAACCGGAGGGGGGTCCTGCTCGTCCGGCGGGAGTCGGACCCACGCCCGGCTCTTTCGCCCGCACCCAGGTGATCCACAGCGGACACTTCATGGTGTCGTCGCCGCACAGCGACTCGGCGGCGAGCCGCAGGAAGAGCGGCGGCTCGCAGCGGTACGACTTCGACACGGTGAACAGGACGTGGTGCCAGACCTACCGGTACCACTCCGGGAGCCTGAGCATCGACCCCACTCTCACCCGGCTGTTCGAGTGCATGTCTCTGGCTTACAG CGGGAAAATAGTCTCTCCCAAATGGAAGTCGTTCAAGGGTCTGCGCTTGCTTTGGAGGGATAAGATCCGTCTGAACAACGCAATATGGAGAGCATGGTTCATTCAGT ATGTGGAGAAGAGGAAGAACCCAGTGTGTGGGTTCGTCACGCCGCTGGAAGGCTCCGAGACAGAAGCTCACCGAAAGCCTGAG GCAATCATTTTGGAGGGCAGCTACTGGAAGAGGAGGATTGAAGTGGTGATTAAGGAGTACCACAAGTGGAGGATTTATTACAAGAAAAGG cTTCAGAAGAAGAAGGATGACATCCTGTCAATGCTGCAGGAG GGGCAGACCTGCCAGGCCAAGCTGGACAGATGGTCCAGTCATTCCTACCCGCAACCTGAAGTCGCCCCCGTAGAGGCCCACATGTTTGACCTGGACTGCCTTCTGTCCGACATCTCCGACACTCTGTTCACCATGACCCAGAAACCCTGTCCCTGGACCAGCGACAGACACAACA CTTACACAAGCAATGCTGACATGATCCAGCCAGGCCTGACGCCGCTGCAGCCCAGTATGGATGATTTCATGGACATCCCAG ATATCTTTCTGAACTACCGAGGTCAGCCCACTGACCAGAGTGGGTATGTCGACTGTAGCTACTTTGACGGTCCACCCAGCACGGCTTATGCTCCTGTTCCATCTCCTGTTGTGACAGCCCCTCAGCTTCTTATCGACACCCAGCTGGCTCAG CCTAATCTGTCTTCTGACAGTCTACCCCAGTCCTCTACATCCAGCCCTCGCTCAGAGCAGACCAGGGCGAGCCAGGACTGTGGCGAGTACCATACGTCCAGCATGGCCTCCGGAGCCATGTCATACGGACATCAGTCGTACCACGATGCATCTGCGTCTACGGCATACACCAGTAACGCAGAGCAACCTGTCTCTGCAAGCGTTCCTTTCCTGCACCCACTGCCGTGTCACAAGTTCGGGTTCTACACAACGGCGAGCGTGACCTCTACCGTTATCACTCACACAGCCTCCACCATGGGAGCTCAGGGCTCCGTGTACCAGGCTCATACCTACGCTCCGGCAGTGGACCCGTACTCCCAGACCCACTGCCACTCTCTCAGTTACCCGGCTGCCGCGTCGGACCCGGTCCACGCAGCGCTGGCTCCTGTCACAGCGACCCACTGCCTGTCTGTCCCGGAGCAGTTGGTTGTTTCAGGGGTCAGGGGGAAACACAAGCAAAAGACAGGAGGACTGCGGACAGCTGGGTCCCCCGATTTGCCCTCCAACCCCCAATCCACTGCCCCCATCCCCACCAGCTGCCTGGCTAAGCTGCTTTCCTCCAGCACACATGACA GAAAACCAACGCTTGGGTTTAATAGTACCTCTCTGATGACAAcgaaaggtcagaggtcaaaatCTAAGAGCTTTGTG AAAACATGTGTTGTTCAGCAGACAAGCCGGGCCGCTCAAGTTGGCGGCGTTTCCTcgacactgcagcctgaagccGGTTGGCCTACAGTGATGACGCCTCCGCTGGGACACAGCGGGCCGCGCGTCAGCACCTCGAGAGGCTCAGCGGTGTCCGCTCTTCTTACCCTCGGGTCCACCAACAGCACCGCAGCCCTGCTCGTTCCCAAGACGGAGAAGCTGTCACCTGTTCCTCTCTATGCCACAGACAGGAGCAGCCTGACAG ttcgGTTCAGTGCTCATCCAGGTCAAATCTCTCCACCAAACCCTCTAGACAAAGCCTCCAATCCCGGCTCCCCACAGTCCGGCTTCTCAGGACAAGGAAAGCTGGAGTCTAATAAG CAAGCAGAGACCAGGAGGATAACTCACATCTCTGCCGAGCAAAAGAGACGTTTCAACATCAAACTGGGATTCGACACTTTACATAACCTGGTGACGACGCTCAGCTCCCAGCCCAGCATAAAG ATCAGCAAAGCCACGACGCTGCAGAAGACTGCCGAGTACATCAGTAAGATGCAGCAGGAGAGAGCTCAGCTGCATGAGGAGGTTCAGAGACTCCGAGAGGAGATCCAGCACCTGAACTCTGCCATCAA TGCttgccagcagcagctcccAGCCACAGGTGTCCCCATCACACGGCAGCGCTTTGACTACATGAGGCAAAAGTTCAGAGAGTACGTCCAGGCTCAGACTCTGCAGAACTGGAAGTTCTGGATC TATCATCATTGA